A region of the Syntrophales bacterium genome:
AACGGGTCTTTGTCAGGAGGGTTATCGCTTTATCATACTCCTTGCGGAACATGTATATTTTTAATTTTTCAGCAGCCCTTGTTTTTTCAAGATTCTTAAGTAATCGTGGCTCATAATCAATCCACTCATTTTTATCACAGATTTTCTTGAAAGTTTTGTAGCCCTTCAGGGTCAACATATTTGTTGCTTGGGCAAACTGAAACTCCATATATGCAGGACGGTCGCCCGACTCTCTGGCACGCTCCATCATAAAAGAGCGAAGTTCACTCATTCGACCTTTTCCGTTTTCAAGACCTTTCTCGGCAGTCTCAATGGCCTTGTCCTTATTGCCGGTCTCCCAGTAAAAGGTTGCCAGATCGTGATAGTCGCCCCCATATTCCATCTTGAGAGAACGCAATTCCATATATTTTTTATGATCTCCAATTTTACGATATATACGCCGGGCGTGGTCACGAGGCCAATCACTGCCAATCGCCTCAAAACGTTCCGCCAGATCCCGCTGATCATCTTCATCATAGCAGGTCGCATAGGCAACTTCGTAGAGTTGATCGTCCATTCCGGCGTTTCCACTGTGAATATAAGTCAATATATCATCAAGAAGTTCCTGACGGTATTCACGCGGAATTCTGTCTTCCTGAAGCATCTCCGTTAAGTCGTAGAGAAGTCCACTGACATGATCAACAGTCCCATAATCCCCGCCACCATATTCGTTCATATCAGAAAGGTCCGGCTCCAGTTCCATCCAGAGCGCTAACATGGCCTCACCGCTGGAAACCGATTTTTCATCGGGTGACAGCGTCACATGATCCTTGAGAAATTCAAAGCATTCTCGCCGAATCTCAGGCCTTGTCAAAGCGAGTTTTGTGACGAGATTGCCCAGGATATCGGGGGCAGCAGCTTTGATCAGTTGATCAAGAGGATCTTGTCGTTTTTCTCTTTTCTTTGCATTCACAGGTTACACCATGTCCAATTATACAGTTAATCGTAAGTACTCAGGTTGTTTAGGCTGTAGGCTAAGGATGCCCCACAGGAAATGCCCTTAGGGTACTGTCAGTTTTTGCGCATTTGATCGAAGCAGAGCGATTCGCGTTCTGCTTCTTTGCGGCTTTTAATCAAAAGAATTCCTCGCAGCTCTGCTGCGGGGAGAGTTCATTCTCTCATCTTTTTCGGCTTTTTTCATTGTGGTTCTCTCCTTTTATGTTTAACCAATCAACCCCGCTTCCTGGAAGCTGAAATATCCTTTTTTTGTTACGATGATGTGGTCGAGGATTCTAAGGCCGAGGATCTTTCCTGCTTCTGTAAGCTGTCTGTGGGTTTTTGCGTCGGTCTCGCTTGGTTTAGGGTCGCCGGATGGGTGATTATGGGCAAAGATGACTGCTGCGGCACGGTCCGCTATGACGTCGGCAAAGACTTCACGAGGATGTATCTGACTGCTGTTCACAAGGCCGATGGTGACAATACGTTTTTCGATGACCTCATTGGCTCCGTTGAGGGATATGCATACAAAATATTCCTGCTGTTTACTGGCAATATCCGCGACTAATGGCAGGATATCCTTTGCGCTTTTGATCTTTACAGTCTCTTTGAGAAGGTATCTCCTTGCCAGTTCAAAGGCCGACAGGA
Encoded here:
- the radC gene encoding DNA repair protein RadC, producing MKTIKDMPEHSRPREKLREKGAFALTDEELVAAILGRGVKGLDVVAMSKSVAKLIREHKENLSVDHLTSVPGMGLAKAAQILSAFELARRYLLKETVKIKSAKDILPLVADIASKQQEYFVCISLNGANEVIEKRIVTIGLVNSSQIHPREVFADVIADRAAAVIFAHNHPSGDPKPSETDAKTHRQLTEAGKILGLRILDHIIVTKKGYFSFQEAGLIG